A DNA window from Leptospira selangorensis contains the following coding sequences:
- a CDS encoding tetratricopeptide repeat protein: MDPRLKTALDYLKRGDSNSAKSVLISWTESEPNNPNTFFHLGMCLSQLGEMAPAESALQECIRLEPAHVQAWVGLGVLFARKKDKPKAEFHLSKALELDDNDVFAKKNLAAVYTGASKFDRALDLLKDLPESELSDSPTLYALAICYVRTNRFEEARETFHKLEIVGIPDQVKKEYLQLKQLLEEKQFEQGGIWSFLKKEEDI, from the coding sequence ATGGATCCAAGACTGAAAACCGCATTGGACTATCTGAAACGAGGAGACTCGAATTCCGCTAAGTCCGTATTGATCTCTTGGACTGAGTCTGAGCCGAATAACCCTAATACATTCTTTCATTTAGGAATGTGCCTTTCTCAATTGGGAGAGATGGCTCCTGCAGAATCCGCACTACAAGAATGTATCCGTTTAGAGCCTGCACATGTGCAAGCATGGGTAGGACTCGGAGTTTTATTTGCCCGTAAAAAAGATAAACCTAAAGCGGAATTCCATCTTTCCAAGGCATTGGAATTGGATGATAATGATGTATTCGCTAAAAAAAATTTGGCGGCAGTTTATACCGGCGCTTCTAAATTTGATAGGGCATTGGATCTTCTAAAAGATCTTCCTGAGTCTGAACTATCCGATTCTCCTACTCTATATGCATTAGCGATTTGTTATGTAAGAACGAATCGTTTTGAAGAAGCTAGAGAAACTTTTCATAAATTAGAGATCGTTGGCATCCCCGACCAGGTCAAAAAAGAATATCTCCAACTCAAACAGTTGCTGGAAGAGAAACAATTCGAGCAAGGCGGCATTTGGAGTTTCCTGAAAAAGGAAGAGGACATTT